ttttttttttaaacccttaaacccttaccttctgtcttaaaattgatactgactatgagttccaaggcagaagagtgagatggggtaggttaagtaactttcccaaggtcacacagctaagaagtatctaaggccgtATGTGAACCCATGAcccctggctctctttccactaagccacttaactgccccttgtcttatttattcttctatgtagcacctagcacatagtagacaattAACATCTGTCTGTTGAGTGTTGAATAAATTTTCCCTTAAGAGATCTCCAAAATCAGAACAGATACAAGAACCACTCAGAACTGTcacatgttaaaaattgtttggtAATGGGGCAGAATTAATAACAAACTTACTGACCTCATGGTGTTCACCCAAGTAACTATACTGGACTTCTGGATTTTCTTTCTTCCACTGGGTTGTCAAGGGGTCTCATCTACTTTTTCATTATCTGTCTTGCCTCAGACAGTAAAACAAACAACACAACCCCTGTTGGCCCAGGACAGTACCTCTGTGAGGGGCCGGGGCCGCCTCTCCACCACAAATTCTGTGTGGCACAGCTCGCAGTAACTAGTGTTGGAGGAAGAAAGCCATTTCTCAAGGCAGCTTTTGTGCACAGTACCCAGCGTGCCTGTGCAATCACAGGGTGACAATAGCACCTCTCCACTGGACCCTTCGTGGCATATTCGACAGATAGGTCCATCACtaaggacaaaaacaaaacacatcatcACAAAGGTTTAGAACTGAGTGTACTCTTCTCCCATTTGTGGAGTCCTGATGAGGAAtgtgctttgtaaactgtaaagtgctatataaatgttaatcaCCGTTACTATCATTATCTTAAAGGTCtgccattataatttttttaaacccttaccttccatcttaaaatcaatattgtgtattggttccaaggcagaagagtggtaaggacagagcagtgggggctaagtgacttctcaaggtcacacagctgggaagtgtctaaggtcagatttgaacctaggatcaaggcctgactctcaatccactgagccacccagctgctcccagttATTATTCTTAcagaaaagatcaagaagaaCTCTGAGCAAGCCTAATCTGTGCAACTggattaaaatcaatattgtgataAAATGAATAGGTGGTAACATGTAGTTGAACACAATGTGAGGAAAAACATGCAACCTCAAATTGTCAAGCACCTAAAGTCAGTAGGTAGAAACACGTCCTCTTTTACAGATAGGAAAGGTAAAGTCCATAGAGGATATCTTACCCAAGATCATAGAGAAATGTCAGAGTGAGACTAGAATTCAGGTCTGACTCCTTGGGCTAGAACACTTGTCACTGCTTCCTTCATTTCAGAAATTTATCCAAGTTCAGATATTTTTATGACTATTCATTTGGAAGTAGAGAAAAAATTGGAATATAACTTGGAGGAAAAAAGTCATTAATAACCCCTCTCTTACCCTTCTACCTTttaggatcataaatttggagctagaaTACTTAATTTTTGGTCTGTgaatctgtttttttgtttttaccattTTGATAACTGCacttcaacataattggttttctttgtaatcttatgtattttattgaggatataaaaacattattctaggaAGGGATCCATAAGCTTCATCAGATTACAAAAAGGGTTTATAACAAAAAAGTTAAGGACCCTAATTTAGTTCAACCCCATGATTTACAGTgaaaaactgaagccaagagaagaGATCTGGTCAGGGATACAAAGGCAGTAAAATAATAGAGCTGGAATTTGAGTTCCTGTCTGCTGCctaaatctagcactctttccactatatcacattATCTTAATATGGAGAAGTAAGAATTGCTGAGCAACTTTCTGTCTAGAACTGCAAATTACAGTAGATTGGCAGTTTTGAACATTACCTTCAAACACTAACCATTCTTCTCTAGCAATTTTTGGCCagaattttttttggtaggaaaaaagagataagaaggaaaaaatgatgtGTATAAAGATTAGTTCCATGAGTAACTTTATGTATAGTTTCCCATAGAACAGTacgccttttaaaaaaatgtattcttagaaaataataaaaatctttgcagctagtttctctaataaaaatctcatttccaagatatataaggaatgtCCTCAAATTCATAATaagagtcatttttcaattgagggTCAAAGTAGtcattctcaaaggaagaaatccaaactgtCAACAgctatatgctttttaaaattaggatcctttccctccctcatcAATGAAAAGCTTGCTTTCTCTATTGAATTTCCTTCCTCctaattgagaaaggaaaaaacccaacaacaacaacaacaacaacaacaacaacaaaaaaccctcatATTTCGAACATgcatagaaaagcaaaagaaattcattgGCCATATCTGAAAGAAATATGTCTTGTTCTGTACTCTGAATCCATCATCTATTTATCAGGAGATAAATAGCATCTTTCAACATATCATGAAtactctggaatcatggttggttatTGTATTGGTTAGAGTTCCCAAGTCTTCCAAAGTATGGACAGCtcactctcagcaatacaataatccagaaaaattctgaaggacttataacaaagaatgctatccacctccagagaaaaaaaaaactgttgaagtTAGAATGCAGATcactttagttttttgtttttgtttttttgggggggtagtatttggctttatatgagtattctcttacaacatggaccaatatggaagtatattttgcataataatacatgtataacccaaatcaaattgcttaccattttcaggagtggggagaaaagggagataatttggatcttataattttgggaactACAGggtgaaaattgttattacatgtaattgggaaaataaaaaatatatacatattatacttTAAAAAGCAAAGTATGGGGTGAGCTCCAAATCactgttagagaaatgcaaataaaagtgACTCTGACGTTTCATCTCAACCTGTTGCTAGTAGAATGGTGAAATTGGTCCatccattctagaaagcaatttgaaactatgccaaaTGTATCCCAGGGATACCATTATTAGGTCTATAactcaaagagatcaaattaaaagaaaaaagatctttatagagaaaaatatttatagcaggtttGTATTTTgtagcaaagacctggaaacttaGAAAGAActcatcaattagagaataacCGAACAGATCATGgtatgaataaaatagaatactacTATGTCACAAGAAACTCCTAaaagaatggtttcagagaaacacAAGAAAGCTTGCatgaattgatgcacagtgaaatgagcagaactagaatacaaatttaaacaaaaagattataaagacaaataactttgaaaaataagAACATTGATCACTGTAAAAACTAACCATGATTTCAGAGTTCCAATAATGAAGTATGCTACCTACTCCAGACAAGAGATTTAAGATGAAgaataagacatacatttttagacatgaCTAATGCAGTAATTTCTTTTGGCTTGAGCAtacatatttattacaattttactgtttgtttgtttaacccATTAATAAGggtggaaaaggaagagaaaactaCCCATCCTTCAAGGCCACTTAACAGTGGTAGCTTTCCTCAGCCTTCCTAGCTAATATCTTACTAAGTGTAATCTCTCCTCTGACCTCACATAGCACTCTGTCCTATGTAGATCTATAGACTATAATTGCATTATAATTACTTGTCTCTCCTACAGACTATAAGCTCTAGCAGGCCTGGACTATGTTCTCCCCCATCTTTATAACTTTTGTAACATCTAGCACCATATCTTACATGTGTATCCAATAAATAGTTACTGAATTAGAAGTCAATACAGACATGGCCTTACTGGTTTTTTAACCAAACTGAAGAACAGACCTCTTACAATGAATTTCTAGCCACTCAGCATCTTCATAGCATTGTATCTTTGTTTTCAGTTTCCTACATTTAGCCATATCCCCATCAGAATTCTATAAATGACTACCTAGAGGGGAGTTGCTACTccagaataaattcataacaaagAACTGGTTGatgaaataaatgataataaCCTTGGAAAGGTTCATGATAAACAACTTGCAGACTCTGAGAtattaagagggggaaaaaaaaactttatgtgAGTAGTTTCAAAGAACtaacagaaaagataaaaatgattctATCATTAGATACACTAGAACTGTAaaggcaaacctatggcatacatgccaaAGACTGCATATaaagacctctctgtgggcacctgAACCCGGCCCTGGCCATACCCACTGAATGCAGCAGGCAGGACACTGGGTCTCTGAGCCATCTTCCAACCTAAGCTTTTCCCACCTTCCCTGCTGAGCTTAGCAAACAGCCCCCTCACTCTGCCTGCCCCTGGGGTGGCTGGGTGCAAGGAAGGGCATGTGTCCCTGTGGCCACAGGAGGTGGCTGTACCGTGTTCCCCCTTCAACCCAACTGGGAGCCAGGCCTTGCCCCTCTCAGTGAATGGGGGGCATATGGCAAACAGCCTAGAAGGGCAGAGCATGGTACACAGTCTTGGGGGCATAGGGGACACAGGGTCCCTAAAAGGTTccaaaaggttctccatcactgctctagaagaAAAGGTGTTGAAGAATAAAAGGCTTATAAGAACAAAATTCTAATGACAAGAATTACAAATCAtcccaaggaaggaagaaaggaaaagacttgtaaacAGACCCAAATGGCTGTACAGATTTATttagtgaatatagatgcaaaagatTAAAAGACAGTAGCATATAATCAAGAAGGATACAAAAAAGTTAGTAACTCTATGAaagcattaatttaaaaaaattaattagctCCCAGAAGGAGCTAAGCTTTGGGAAATATAAAGACATTAACAacaaaaagcttttgaaaaattcTGGGAATAAGACGGGAGGAATAGTTTTATAGCTTAATGTTAATAGATAACAGAACAAGACAGAACTATCTAATTTCAACTTTACTTTTATCTGCTTTCTTTTTACCTGAAAGGATAAGATAATTAATGCTTGGGAAGTGATTGGCATGATAAAGAGTTAGTTAGAAAGCAAATAACTACTATAAACAAATCTTGAAGCTTGGACAAAAAGCATCCTGTTGGTATTCAGCCATATTCAACTTTTcataaccccatttagggttttcttgacagatactggagtggtttttcatttcttccccagctcattttacagatgaggaaactaaagtaactggggttaaagtgacttgcctagggtcacatagctagtaagtatctgaggctacatttgattTCAGGAGGATGAGTGTTCCTATCTTCAGGCCAgtcactctgtccactgtgccacttagctgcccctaaaaagCATCCTAGGATATTGTAACCAGTATAAGAGATATTACTATATTAATGATCTCTGAAGAATTACAGAAACCAGGAGAAGTTCAAGAAGACTAACAACAGGAAAAtgtcctgcttttttttttttaaaggacagagggcaggtaggtgattcagtgaatagaattcctagctgtgtgaccctgagcaagtcactgaaccataAGTATCtagccctcactgttcttctgccttggaactgatactcagtattaattcttaagggttgtctttttttttttaaggaataatttGAAACTATATAGTTTCCTTTAGAACAAGTCACACTAAATGAAGTTCACTTCTTTCTTTAATAAAGCTACTATGCCTTAGGAGATCTGAGAAGATTAATAGACATAgtattttcatttgcttttatcAATGCATCTGGGCAAGTTACTAGCAAGACCACTGTGGCCAGGATGGAAAAATGTTCACTGGACATAGTGAGGAGTATTTAGTGTTGGTTGAATGTTCATAACCAAAGACTGGATTGATATTAAACAGGCAGGCTGAAGGGGCTTCTTGCAGAGCTTTCTCCTTGGGCCAATTCTGTTcaatatttaagcttcagcttgaTATTTTCAGCATGCTAAGCATCATGTATGCAAAAACCACAGACAAaatcaagattttaaaatattttaaacaggcTGAAACAATGAACTAGATTTAACtagatgaaattaaaaaggaaaaaatagaaactaaaattCTTCTAACTGGAAGGAATCCAGAAATGATACATTTTCACTTCTATTCAAAgtataaatttcatttacaaCATTCCTGGTAAGTTGGAATCCAGCTGCTGCCAAAAGACCTTCAGTGACACTAGTCCCTAAGGAAGTCAATTCCATTTTTGGGCAACTTTAATAGTGTGGAAATTTTTTCTGTGTAGAGTGGTAGATTTGAGCTCAAAATAATTCCCACCCTTTGATCCCAATTCTGCCTGCCCTTTCAGAACCAGGCAGATAAGGGTAAGTCTTCGTTCCTTAGAATCCATAACATAAAACCTTATCTTTCCCTAACCCCTATATAAAATACCTTCAGCAAAACTGAACTCCTCTACATTTCCTAACACTCTTtattactccctcccccccctttttctcaTACCACTTCTTCCATCTGGAAGGCTACAACCTTTGGCTCTATACATCTTCCAGATTATCAAGGTTCAGCTCCAATGATACCCATTCCATAATGCTGTCACTCATCATTCTATCTGGAAGGGAGCTATTCTTCCTCTGGCCTCCTAGAGTACTTTTACTATATAGTTCTTTTATGGCCCATATCATATTCTGTCCTATACTTATTCATACACATTTCATATCTTTCCCATATAACTCTTTGAAAGCAAGAATTCCATCTTATGCAAATTTGCCAACTCTTTATCCCCTCCAGTACCCAGAACAAGGTCCagcatataatagatgcttaataaatatttataaacaaatGATTAGCAACATTTCATGTTCTGAGCTTCATATTCTGAACAGCCTGGCTCATAGGTTTAATCGGTAAGGTAACACTATATAGCAGGAGAATCATAAAAGTTACAAGACATTAACTCCTGCTTCCTCAGAGAAAGTCCTACAATTATCTAGCAATTCAATCCTCCAAATAAGTCTAAACTTCTCAAATAATCTTTAACAGGTAACAATAGCTAGCCTTTATTGGCATCACCAACCACATAGACTATTTACTTTTTGTGGGCAAGCAGGCGAAGTCAGATGCAGTCTTGAGGCTTCATCTTAACTGCCTTAACTACCACATACAGCAAGACTTTACCTTGTCTGAGCTTAACATTCCCAATTATTTTAACTGATTTTCATAGAAAACAGTTTTATACCCTTTCCATATCCTGGTCATCTTTCTCTAATTCTACTCCAGTTTTTCAGCGACCCTGCTAACATGTGACATCTAGAACATAACACAATGCTTCATGTGTCATATAACCAAGTCAGGACACGAGTACAAATTATGGCTTCCCTTAACCTGAACACTAAACTTCTATATAGTACTTCTGTCTGGGATGATTTGGGTATAATCTTATCCAAAAATAAGGAGAAATCAAGAGACCAACTTATAAATAACATTATACTGACAaacaattctaaaagacttagaaactctgatcaacacaCTGACAAACCACAATTCTAACAGTCATAATGAAATATGCTGTCCACATATTTCTTGTAAAAAACCATGGCAGTGAGGTGATGGTTTCAGGGTGCTGAGTGAGAACTTTTTTAAGACATGGACTTTCTTTGAAATTTATGTTGCTTAAGCATGTatgtttgttacaagggttttgtttttcctttttcaatgggGAAGGAGGCATAGAAGGGAGAGAGGATGGATTTttgtttattgaaaaaataagatataaactTTAAAGTAAGTAAAAGCAAGGAGAAGTAGACTAAGAAAACTGAAGGCATCTTCTAGCACTCAGAATGAATGGAGCTTGACTTCCCCAGTTATGGTCCTAAATTTGTCCTTTTTTATTAACTAGTTTTTGGCTTCCGCATTTTAGAATCTGTATTCTAAATTGGTTCATTAATATCCAGGTAGCGAAGGTGGAGAAAACTTTAGAAGACCTATATTCGAATACCCATGTATCTGATTAATTCCACAGTTCAGAAAGCTTCATTGTGCATCTGTGGGGTCTGTCATTTCTATAATTTGGATAGATTTTTGCTTTTTGAGATAATGAGAAGATTTATGAAGATCAGGCAAGATCCCAGATCCAAGAAATTGAGAAATGTGAGATGCAAAATACAAAGAACACAAAAACCCATGATATTCACCAGTCACCATATAATTCACTGTGacaaagtagggaaagaaaatgatcagtgatttatagcagcttttttagAGGATAAAATTCTCTAAGTTTTGATTTTAACATGTCAATTTCCCATTCCTCCCCAAAAGTGCCTTATTGCATAGATGAAAGTTTTTTTGGTTAAAGTACACTCAGATAAACTAACTCTTATAATAACTGACTTTTAATAACACCACTAAACTAATTTAAAGTATCCTGGAGGTTACAAGTCAGAATTGAGAATTACTACCTTCCTGTTATTGAATCAAGAAGATCACAAGAGAGAAATGCTTTTGGATAAGGCACTTTGACAGACTCATAAGACTAGATTATCTGCTTCCAGATGCAGCTGAGGGAAGTTTTACCTTTGCGTGCCTAAGGCTTTGATGACAGTTGAGAGGAGCCGGCCATCCTTGGCTGTTACCTGGGTCACATACTGCGGATGCCCAAGGTCCGGGTCGGCCACGATCTTAGAGAAGGCCGTGTTTCCAGTACAGTCACACAGAGAGCCAGGGAGATGACAGCAGTCGCCTGTCGTCATGGCAACAAGGAATACATAGGCCTTCACAATTGGGGTTCCATGATCACAAGCGCCTGCAAAGAAACCAGCTGGAGCTGAAGTCCTACAAAGGAGCTAGCCTCTCTGTGATTTTCTGTTTTGGGCCCTCCCAGTATGTACCTTCCTTCCCCTAACTATCCCTGAACAGCAAAACTATGCTTTCTGAATAAATAACAGCTGTTCTCATTAAGTCAGTATGAATTCTTCCAGGTCTTTAAATACCTTTCAAACCCAAACCCAGCAGCTATAATTTGCCGagttcttatttaaaaatattttccaagttttcctttccttttaaaatataggttctaggggcagctgggtggctcagtggattgagagccaggcccagagatgggaggtcctgggttcaaatctgacctcaaacacttcctagctgtgtgaccctgagcaagtcacttgactcccattgcctagcctttaccactcttctgccttggaaccaatacacagtattgattctaagacagaaggtaagggtttaaataaaaaatataataaaatataggttCTAAATTCAGCAAGAAAGGAATTTAGATATCAACTAGTTCAATacacttgtttttatttttacagctAGGAAAATAACTGCTCCAAGATTGCATAGCAAATTAGTATACATGCACCAGGGAATTTCCTAGGATTTAGTCAGAGTATCCCCAACAGCAATAATATTCAGAGCTGCTCATATTTATGTAGGTCCTTgtggtttacaaaacattttcctcacaaaGCTTTATGAGAGAGATAGTAAAAGTATCCTTATCCCCCTTACacaagtaaagaaactgaggaactgAGGTTCAATGAAGGCAATTAAGTTGCCCAATGTCACATCACTAGTAAATGTTAAAGTTATAACAagaaatcaggtcttcttattCCAACTCTAATGGCCCTTCCAGCATACATTGATGCTTTAAAGAAGCAATGAATTTTCAAAAATCAACTTGGTTTCCCTTCTAACAACTTGGTGTTTTGAGCTAATTCTTAGAAATGGAACATCAAAGGTACTAACTAAACCTTCTACAGgtcagaagaaaaaaaggtgCAATTGCCCTACTTAGTCAGACTGCTCACTGTGTTTATGGGAGAAAAGTATCTCGGAAGAATATTGATTAAACTATGTGAATCTAAACTACACATACCTTAATCCAGAGATACTCTGGCAATAAGTGAATGGACCCTGTATTTAGTATCTTCTTCCCCAGAGGCTGTGAATGCTTTGAGTATAATTAAAGGCACACATCAGCTCAGAAAAGGAGCTAAGCTAGGCTTCAGGGTAAGCAGGTCACCACATGATTTGTGCCAAGCAAGGGCTTAgtgacaaagacaaagcaaaggGTAATACTCAATGGATTTAGGTAAGCCTGAAATCTACCCAGTAAACAGACCAATTCTATTGTTGTCCTCACTACTCTTAAACCTGTTTGGGATATAGTCCCTGGCTAGAATAGATATCTACAGAGGAGACCATGAGTCTTCAAGGATTCCTGGGCACTTGGAGTGTGTTTCAGGTCTAGGCCTGCTTTCAGATGAAATTCATGATACTTCTgtgagaatatttaaataactggTCCATCTACCTTGTCACTAGATTACATTTAACTCAACATGTGTGTTATCATGTAATTGTTTCCCCAGGTACAGCTCTCAGAAGAGATAATCAACAGTGAGGGCAGGGATAATGTAGTATATGTTTCTTTGGAAATTCATCTCAACCCATGGTATAGGGCCAAGTACCCCAATATTTACTAAATTAAAGGTTACAGCTAAGGAatttcctatgtgaccctgaacaagttatttaatctctctgagactcaaattttgtcatctataaaatgcaaaaaagaaagttGGGTTTGATAAACTCTAAAATCCTTAGGAGGCTAGAAAATCTGTACTTTTATGGACTCTGTTTACCTTCTTGCATATATTCCTCATGACCTTATATGAAACAAGATATTAGAAGACTTGCTTTAAAGAGTAGAGCAGACaaatgggaagaggaaagggaaaaaaacagtagaaaaaatctttaatgggagaagtaagaagagagaaaggaaggctaATATTTTAGTAATTCTCTATTATCAGCTTTGATCTATGGTTTCCCAAGAAGAGCTATACTTTTGATCTACTTCCACTTATAAGATATGGTTTCTATAGTTTCTGAGATTATCCTTGCTCTGtaccattttttacattttgcaaataaCAAGGACTCAAAATATTAAGTGCATGCTTTCTAGATCCCTTGCTACCCTAGTTTCCTTCCTTTGGACACAGTTCCTTTAAAATTGTAGTAGCCATCAACAACTGGGGAACAGCTGAAAAAAGTAATAGTATATGAATGCAATCATacattactgtgctataaggaattattaatatgaagaaataaaaaaaaacagggatAGCTTCATATGAGAAAATAATGACTGTCAAAAGAACAACATATGTAATAACTGCAACAATGTAAATACAGTCAACATTGAAAGGCAACAAACACTGGTCAAAGAAACAATGTTAATACCATATTGTCAAAGTTAAAAGGACCCACCCCTTCTTTTTGTTCACTGAAGCCatgtggataaagtgctagacttggaatcagtaagacAGAAATTCatatcccacttctgacactagccatatgaccacaggcaagtcaattaatctccgAGTccgaatttcctcatctgtaaaataaaaaataacatcagATGTACTTCCTACTAATATAATTGAATGtgtatataaagtacttttgCAAACTGTAAGGTGGTAGATGttagtttttaataataaatttttcttaaaaaatagttttttgggggcagctgtgtagctcagtggatggagagccaggcctagaaatggaaggtccgaggtgcaaatctggcctcagacatgtcccagctgtgtgaccctgggcaagtcacttgacccctattgcctaacccttatcac
This sequence is a window from Monodelphis domestica isolate mMonDom1 chromosome 3, mMonDom1.pri, whole genome shotgun sequence. Protein-coding genes within it:
- the MARCHF2 gene encoding E3 ubiquitin-protein ligase MARCHF2 isoform X2, translating into MTTGDCCHLPGSLCDCTGNTAFSKIVADPDLGHPQYVTQVTAKDGRLLSTVIKALGTQSDGPICRICHEGSSGEVLLSPCDCTGTLGTVHKSCLEKWLSSSNTSYCELCHTEFVVERRPRPLTEWLKDPGPRNEKRTLFCDMVSFRYHCQLYSEWRRTNQKVRLMILDSESCKTAQHSLLSAMILKKTAEETTV
- the MARCHF2 gene encoding E3 ubiquitin-protein ligase MARCHF2 isoform X1 — protein: MTTGDCCHLPGSLCDCTGNTAFSKIVADPDLGHPQYVTQVTAKDGRLLSTVIKALGTQSDGPICRICHEGSSGEVLLSPCDCTGTLGTVHKSCLEKWLSSSNTSYCELCHTEFVVERRPRPLTEWLKDPGPRNEKRTLFCDMVCFLFITPLAAISGWLCLRGAQDHLQFNSRLEAVGLIALTLALFTIYILWTLVSFRYHCQLYSEWRRTNQKVRLMILDSESCKTAQHSLLSAMILKKTAEETTV